A stretch of Heptranchias perlo isolate sHepPer1 chromosome 1, sHepPer1.hap1, whole genome shotgun sequence DNA encodes these proteins:
- the LOC137323903 gene encoding peptidoglycan recognition protein 1-like isoform X2, whose translation MKVLLVFSGILFAVQGCPPIISRSQWSTRASKCTQALSTSLRYAVIHHTEGNRCFSMSACKKQLRNIQYYHMVTRGWCDIGYNFLIGEDGNIYEGRGWTKMGAHTRGYNHISLGISIMGNFMSVAPNSQALNAARSLIQCAASRGYLSSSYILKGHRQLGSTECPGNKLYNIIKTWPRWS comes from the exons GCTGCCCACCGATTATAAGCCGTTCCCAATGGTCAACACGTGCTTCTAAATGCACCCAAGCACTGAGCACCTCTCTACGTTATGCTGTGATTCACCATACTGAAGGTAATCGCTGCTTCAGCATGTCGGCTTGTAAGAAGCAACTCCGCAATATCCAGTATTACCATATGGTCACACGTGGCTGGTGTGATATTGGCTACAA TTTCCTCATCGGAGAAGATGGAAATATCTATGAAGGTCGCGGATGGACCAAAATGGGAGCTCATACCCGTGGATACAACCACATCAGTCTTGGGATAAGCATCATGGGGAACTTTATGA GTGTTGCACCGAACAGCCAAGCACTGAATGCCGCCCGGAGCTTGATTCAATGTGCTGCTTCGCGAGGCTATCTGTCATCCAGCTACATATTGAAGGGgcacaggcagctgggatcaactgAGTGTCCTGGAAATAAGCTCTACAACATCATAAAGACATGGCCTAGGTGGTCCTAA